TTAAATGATGTGTCTTCAAGAAAAAATCATTAAGTTCAATGGTATGCTTGTAAATAAGCTGAAATATTCTTTTTAAATGttgaaaaaacaacaaaaatccACTTAATTAAGTCATCCAAAAATTATGAGTCGGactaataaataaacaaaagaaataaatatatactagTTCAAGCAAAAAGCTTACTATGAAATCTAACTTAACAATAATCCTAATATTATTTTGAATGGGGGGAGGGTGAAGTGGGAGATATTGAATCTAAGTTGGATCAAGTTGTAGCTCAATCCCAACAGTGATACTATTTCTAGAATATATGAATATTGTTCCCAATCACATAGTATTATATCAAAGAGATAGACTCTTGTGTGGACAAAGCTACTGTACGACTTAACTATtgaatttttatgtaaattaaaagataaaattaaaaaaatcacacTCATTAATTTAGCAAAGTTAATAAAGTCggattgattttattttatttggtgaTTGCGAAATTGAACTCTTAATTAATATCCCATTGAATGtgaagtttattttattttatttgtgctTTGTTAAACTTAATCAAATATATACACTAAAGAAGTGTGGGAGTCAAAAGGACAAAACTGAAGAGTTGATCATGCAGAAGCGGTTGTTGGAATTGCTACCTAAACTATGACAATTTTTAGAACATATCACCTAAAACCACATAAAAAGAGGAGACACATAATCAATTAGTTGACTTGAAATGTACATAAAACTAATGGCGTGAGTAGAAATCAGTAAGCATAGTAGTCATAGTTAATCACATTAACtcaattatatacatatttaattcAACCACTTCACGTCATATGAGATGAGAATCAATTACCAGTCCAAAAGTTGACATAAAATAACATTTATAATCAACATGAAGTTACATATTTTGACTAGAAACTAAGGTCCAAGCTGCAAAGTATACATTTATTGATTCCTAACAggtaaatatcattttaaatcaataaattttcatactatcaattatatcatgaattattgaaaataaatttttaaatcttgaattattaattttgtatcaattataTCAttcgtttatttttttttttttgctccaAAAAGTTGACGTGGCTCACCAGATGCCACAATGtatttagaattattctttTCTTAACCTACGTCATATAAAACGACGTGATTATACGccttactaattaaaaattcaaagggTGAAAAATGGATGaagggtacaattgatacaaaattgatagttcaaaatttaaaaaattattttctataattcaggatataattgataatgcaaaaaataattcgggatttaaagtgatatttacccttccTATTGTTACTATGAAAGtgtatatttttatgatttagtaattatatatattataattacttTTGATACGTTTATTATTTAAACCCAAGACTTTACATaccaatttattattttttctttaaatgctcaaatacctcattttttttattttgtgatatatattaattatttttataagaatgagaaaatgtgaaaaataaacTACCCAATTTTTACAGTATGTTATATgttaaaaatattcattttaatAAAACAATCTTAAATCAAGTTAGTTTTTGTCAGCCGCCACTATTAACcgtaaaaaattaaattatcttGTTAGACAACAAATAATGCATTATCCCGTCGGACAGTATATGATATATTATCTCATCAGATAATTGACCGATCAGAATACATTATCTCGATGGATAATATATTATCatatttgataattaaaaaatatatagattcagttttttttattaattaacttaGATATTTTTAACATACTTCAAAATGTAAGTATATTTATATacttgaaaaagaaaaggagaggcATTTTAAATGAGAAATTCTAAAATAGTGAAGAGCATGGAGTAAATTAAAACCTTTTTCCCCCTAGATTGACTAGTTATGTGATGACATGTTTAACAAAAAGAGGAAAAGGTTACATAGGCTTTTGTGACATAACAGATCAGAAGATGGACCATATCTCACACAAATCACCCAACGTTAATCCCTATGCGAATCTGCCACCAATCAATCTTTTGCATCATGTagtatttaatatgtatatttaatatttaatactcCGTCCCTCCCATTAATAAAGACATAGGTATTTTGGACACGGATATTAAGGAGAGGTAGATTAGTTGTTAAAGTATTGTGGCCCACCACTATTAGTGTAGttgattagttttaatttagtgtatttatttatttctatttaatgttttagttgaattttaattttttgtaatttcattaatttcgaaaattttaattaatttaaatgaattaaataaaaaatattgtccAGAATTCATTACATTTCAGATTCAACCACCACCTCCgacaaccaccaccgccacctccgACACCACCGCCACCTCAAAAATTCAACCCCCAATTCATACCCAAAATCGACACTACCGCCGCCGCCTacgacaaccaccaccacctcagAAATTCAACCCCCAAATCAAACCCAGAAATCAAACCCAAAATCGAACCTGCAAAATCGAACCCAAAAATCGAATCGCGACAAACCCTAGCCCCTAACCCAAAAATCGAATCGCGGCAGACACAGAgtctagggagagagagatgagcgagagagatgagggagaaccGAGAGGGGAAGTGAGAGGAGTCGGACAGAGAGAGATGCTAGGGGAAGAAGGAAAGCGGTCGCGGCGCGGCCCCAGAGCCGCCGTCGgctggagaaggagaagagaggaggagGGGCGCCGCGCTGCAAACCCTAGTCCACCGGCAAGGAGGGAGAGAACGAAGGAGATGAGGCAAACGATTCCGTCGGAGGAAGCGAAGCCACCGTTGTTGTGCAGTCgaaaggagaagagaggggggtGGGTGACGGCCGAACAAGGGGGTGGGTGACGGCTGTTCGGCCGGAGAAGAAGCAGCAGGCGGCGGCTGCACCACTGAGGCGACGTCTTCGtcgggcgagagagagagagagagagagagagggcgagaTGGGGATGGATACCGTCGGCCTTCGTCGGGAGGTGTTGCGGTCagggcggcgccggcggcgagagagccgagagagagaggccaAGTGTAGAAAATTggtttagggttttttttttgttgtcttatttatactttaattaagtTGCAATTAACTAGTGTATATTAAAGCCtaattctttccttatttggaagtgtgtctttattattgggacacccTAATAaagaaagtgtgtcttcaataatgggacggagggagtataacacaTATGATCGAAATTGTATCATATGTTGCAAAACTTTGACATTCTAAAGAGTTTAGCCTTCGTGAAATATCCTACCAATTACCATCACCGACTAGCTAAAtggttagaatttagaaatatcCGAAGCACCTCTGTAACCTGATTCTAAACGTTGTTAAATATAAATGAAATACTCTTTTCCACGATAATATTTATTAGGAGAAAGTGATTCGGATTTTAAAAGGAAATTGTTGAATATATTTAaagtgataaaaaaatattataattattattgtgttgttttaatttgtaTTTGGAATAGTGAAAATGtacaaagtaaaaataaataaggtaTCATAAAAGATAGAGTAtagtcaaaaataaaatataactctTTTTGTGGACATCGTTAAAAAGAAAAGTATAAAATTTTATCATGGATGAAGagaaataaatttgaaaatagaaaataatgtTGAGAAATGAGTGAAATAACTTTAAAGTTCATGAGTAGTATCTAAAAGAAATATAGAATGAATggaatatattatatatatatatatatagaaataaatgaattgtaattttttaattgattttattaAAGCAACTGATAATTACAACCAATGAAATTATCTTATATAgtcaatcattttttttattcaaaaagaaatcttgaattttttttttcccatatGGAATAAACCTTTAATATCTTGAATCTTTTAGTTCGACTTCTAAAATTTAAAAGCTTAGTTTTCATTTAAAAGTTTTCTAGAGAGAATTTTGTATAAATTTCTTAtggttttctaattttttttgttctcgtaatttatttaatgttgtGAATAAATTATGCCCTTATAGATTGATTCATGAAGTGTAGATATTGTATATGTTGAAAccaattaaaaaagaaatacacaaaaaaattatagtatcaAGATGAATGAGAATGGATATATTATGACGGGATGGGATGAATTACTACTGTTGTTCTTATGGGAATGTGCATTTCTTAGAAAATGATGATATAAAGCATATGGTTGAAAACGATGATTTAGAATAGAAAAATAAAGTGAGATAGTGTGGAAAGTTTCTCAAACTCCTTGTATTGAGAAACTATGCCTTGGACTACACACATATGTATAGAACTTAGATGATTAATGGCAATGAAATGAATTTTGAGCAACCTAATTCACATCTTAAAGGATCAAATATTAGCAggaaaagcataaaacacaatgtATGCCTCATCTAAACCCGTCTACCATATTATTAAGGCAACGCAGTTTGCAAGAGCGTCTAAGACGCGGTTCGCCACTGCATCTCAATCTGAATCCGGCCATTCTTTGAGTCGATAAGGTGGTACCTCTCGTTGATCCTCTTGTTGTTGACGACGTCTGCTAGGTTTAGATCCGCGTAGCCTAGACTTTCCTGATaagaaaattcaaatatttgcaTTCTCATCACTCATCACAATTACTATCTGGAACGAAGCGTTGTTACCTTTGGGTATCGCAGGCCTCCCATTTTCTTAGAAGAACTCGTTACTTCAACGTGGATCCTGTCGTTCATAGGTGGCTCGTCAAGCACGAACTGGAACTCCTCTTCCCATCTCGGATCTCTGTTCTTTTTCAATCTCTACCAAATATATGCAAGAAAAGCTGCATTAAAAATAGTTGAAGATTTTGCAAGCTTCTCATATATAGCACAAAATTAACCTTGGTTTTTCTCATCTCCCCTCGAAAGTGTAGACGTACGGACGGATTGTTGTGGTTCTTgccctccaaatcttcagcttCGTGCACTATAACGACGAGCACACCACCACCCTCGGGCGTGCCCTGAGGAGCCTTCTCGACTTCACCTATAGCAATATTGCTGCTCGCCAACTCCTTTTCACCAAAAGGTTTGTAATTGACCTCGACTATGAGCTGCCCTCGCGACTTCTCATTCTGAGCGTCGTCCGGATTCAGATTCTTAAGAATGTCAAGAGTTACAAGTTTTGGTTCCTCGGGAGTGAGGTCTTTCAAGTGAACTACGTTCAACCCCATCTTTTCATGTGATCCAACCTAACAAATTGTTTGCAATCTGTATGAGAAACAGAGAGGTAAAAAATAATACCGAGTAGCGGATGGTATCATAACGACAGATGAGAAGCGAGACATGCCTTTTCCCAGTCGTACAATGTGAGCACTAAATCTTGAACTTGAGGGTCCTTCACAACGAGGCTGAACTCCTCGTTCCATTCGGGGTTCAAGTTGTTCTTCTTTACGCTTGTCTGCTTCGACTGCAGCTTGTCATCGTGCAGTCGTAGCTTGACATAAGGATCAGAGGAGCCTAAGagatctttcttcttcaaattCATTGCTCTGACCACGTTCACGTTCAGAATGCCAACTGGTCTCTGCATTGCTCTGTCAATTCACATATCATGAATCCATGAATCAGGCTATAGTATTAGTAAGATATGATTTTATTTAGAAAATTAAGCTAAACACCAATTACCAACTTACTTCATAGGATCCATTATTTGAACTTCAAGCCTCTTAGGCCATAAATACATGTTAGCAACCTGATCTTTGATGATTTCCTTAAAAAGAAGCATAATAACATTTTATCATGGAAATGATTCGAATCTAtataaacagaaaaaaaaaaaaaaaaaactatcacCACACTTTAAAGCAATAGCATAAATCCATGTTGTAAAACACATCGTCACGAAAAATCTATCCGAATCAGCAGGCTGTTTGGGTGAATCTCGCCTCTCATAATCCAACATCAacttcaaaaaatataaatgacttTTTTTTCATGAGTTAAGTAAAGCTATTGAAATATACATACCTGCACCATTCTGTATGCACCAGGGATGGACATTGCATCAGCACCGAGAAGCTTCACTCCAAAGTCGACGTGAGGCTATTAGAACAACAAAAGCTAATCAACATGAATGTGATTTTGATTGTAGTAACTTTTCTAGAGCCAAAAAGAATGGAGTCAAATACAAATACTTTCAACCCGTGCTCTCTCTGCACGAGAGATAATGTATCAGCGAGAGAAGTATATATACATGCTGAGTATGTACCTTCTCCATCAGAGAAACATATATATTTGCAAAACAAGGAAAAGTTGGAACGAGAGGCTTCAAGGTGATACGTGGAGAAGCAAAAACTTGAAAGTCGATGACCTGAAACACACTCCAAAAAGGCGGGACAGATCACTTCCGGAGGGATATATGTGAGAGGACTGATACAAGGAGACGATACCTGTGCAGTAGCTTTCAGCCCAAACGCCTTGACAGCAACGAGAATGTTAGGCGTACCTGCCCACTTCAAGCCTAGCTCCATCATCAGTTCCTTTTCCTCAGTGCTGTAGACCTTCATTCCTGGTTGGATAATGGTAAATTAATTTCCATGTTTAATGGCAATAAGCAGAAAATAGCAAGAAAAAATCCATGGCCAAACCTTGAAAAGTTGGAGGCAGGCCACCCAAAGTTAGCTGTTCAAATTCCACTGCATCAATTTTGTATTGTGGAATCTGCTCAGCTATAATAGGCTCCGCGATCTGTTTTACTGTCTTGCATATGGCCTGAGAGCTTCGTCGTATATATCATCAGATTGCAAACTTATCATCAGAAAGCCATTTACAGTATGCAAAAAAGCAACCATACCTTATCTAAATAAGGCCACATACATTCTATGAATTTGTTCAACCAGTCCAGCTGCAGGAGAGGCATTATATTATAGACTATGTATGACCAGAACTTACAAACTCAATAAGTGAAAAAAAAGGAGAGCTCACTCGATCATAATCTGGATTTTTTATCCAAAGTGGTATTTCTGGAAGAAGAGTTTGGAGAAATTCATAAGATTGCTCGACTAATGGACGGACTTCAGGATCCTGCCGAGAGTATTATCAAATGAATGAGCACAAACTCTAATCTTCTCTAAGCAAAAACGGGCTCAGCACACTTAAACTAGTCATCAAACAAAGCTGAAATTGTTCATATCTATTTGGCATGCGATGGTTATCAATATAAGCTAAAGTAAACACTCCAGAAACAGTTTATCAGTTCctcaaatataaattataagaaTGCAGAATGTGGTAAAATCTCCAAATAATTCAATCAATGCACCACCAAATTTGAGAGTTGAACACAAACTATGATTCCACCCTATATTGATCAATGAAGAACACTTTGTAATGCCATAATTTACTGTATAACAAGCTTCAGATAAAGGAACAATCCCAATTCACATTTCATCAAGAAACCAAATTTATGTGATGATAACATCAAATTAAACAGAACAGAGATGAGATCAGTAATTACTACATATCCTAAAACAGAAACCAAGTCTGAGAAAATTTCACCTTTACATCATTTGGCAGAAAGTAGATTAACAAGAAATATCCAGCCACAAGCCCAGCTGAAAAACCCATCCCAAAACCAATCATGCCCAATATTGTGCTTACAAAACCCATCTCTAATCTTACTTATATCAAGAATTCTCTCAAACAATTCCACCGATCAACGCACAAACcacataaattttcaaaaacaattGTCTCTAAGAATCTTGATCAAGAAAAGGGACTCAAATTCAAGAACCAAATGGGCCAatattacattaattatatCGTAAAGGGGCTTCATCAAAATGgattaattactatattttttgtaaaaaaataaaacaagtacGAAGGATATCACAATGGCAAACGAAAGTTTTACAGATGTGATAAAGGGTAACATAAATGGCTCCCTCTCCTTGCATTCAACGACCCATGGTGGAtccatacataacggttttctgTAACTATTTTAACTAGTACTATGTAATAAAATAGCATCATCGACATGTGCAATATTTGGAACTATATTGTTTGAAATTTAATGGTCATGCATGTCTGAATCTTGATTCTATATAGGACAGTTGTTGCTAATTCAGGAATTTGAAACACTTTTGTTAGTCTCCTGTGGGAATTTATAGTAACTTCTGTTTTCTGTTTTCATATTTTTGAATTTAGATATTttaggtgtttttttttttttgataaaactATATTTTAGATGTTGAGGAATTTATTAAGAAGTGGCCTCTTGTGCACTCGGGTGCAAAATGACACTAACCCTTACactaaatgacactaatactaacactatcttgaaatgacactaacactattttgttttacaaatgacactatcatgttatataaataacactgtcgcgaaatgacactaacattaaatGACACGATCAtgttatcgaaatgacactgtaCACCCGGGTGCACCGTGCACCTGGGTGCACAGGAGATTTTgtgatttattaattatacatATCTAACATAATTATTGCTGAAAACTTTATTCTAAATTAGTTATATAGATGATTGAATTTCGTTGGTATAGCCTTAAttgaagttaaaaaaaaaaatttgttacacccaaaaaaaggaaaaaacacaCTCATATTCTAGCCTTCTAGGTGACGCGAACCTCCGACCTATTGGTTagaggagaagcgtcttactAACAGACTGTGCTTCATCGTCAAAGCCTTAATTGAAGTTAATTCAATGATATAATTAGTTTCTATTCATTATACATTTACACATAATAATCTTATAGTTGATTGATTCTATTAAATCAAtaatgtatttataattatggtAATACCATATTTAATATTAagcataaattaataaattattcatatattattatatatatatataaggaagagctacagtaaaaacaactcttaaaataaaaactacaaatCAGCAAaattgtatgaattttatgtagaacacgcatgaattcactgtataaaggtatgaattgcgaaaaatatttttttttgctacttatgggattcgaactcaagaccatgaattcatctaacaaggtgatgaatcaaccgtagatcttaatgatctaagggctgaaaatggttcatattttatacaataaaatgtgtttttattatagccatccccatatatatatagggttgagttcaacagagaattaactttttcgagagaacgaacaaatctatatattttacgaacagatcaacataagtaatgaacatacgtatttaataaaaatatagaaaaactcgccaccagcaggattcgaacccggggcaaattgttgttcatgcggtacattgatctgttcattaaaactatagatctgttcgtttttattttgcgaattctctattctccacaatatttagcttctctgttgaacccttctctctctctctctctctctctatatatatatatatatatatatatatatatatatatatatatagggttagtttctatggagaagcaaaaaaaaatagagaatagagaagcaTTGAACATGTCATGAACTTTTGGGGGCTGGGGGGTTCGATGGCTGTTCATGTAATCTTTTTAAGTTATCTTTTCAGCttaatcaattttcagtttatgatcagTGACTTGAATCAGTCTGATGAAATATGTATGATGTGTGAGGTCAGTTTGCAAAACAGATAAATAAATATAGTAAAACTGAAGTGCTGATTGTGATGCGTGAGGTCAGTTTGCAAAGCAGATAAACAAATATAGTAAAGCTGAAGTAAAATGCATAAAGTAAGAATACAATCTGTTTTACGTTGTTAGGAGAACACTCCTACGTCTACAATCCTGGTTTATAAAAGAATCCACTAATTTTGGATCCCTTATTTTAAAGCAGAAGTCAGCTGATCAGTCAGTTACGACTAATCCATGGATTACGTAATTGTGACCATTAAAGCAATTTCCTCGGTTGCACCCGAATACAATCCTTCAACTTTCAAACTACGAACTTATAGCTTATTTGTTGATTTTCTTCTAACACTAAAGGGGCGTATTCAATTCAGattttaaatgatttttttgtattttaaaagtCCATTGGTATTCAatttagattttaaaaaatcctTAAAAATCTGTTGGTATTCTATTATTACTCTTAAATATCCATCCAAATCTGGtgatattgaaaatttatagGATTCTGTCATGGACTTTATAGGATTCTTAATgcctaatataaataaaaaaacccTTCCAGAAATCTCACCTCTACGTAAGAGATTTTGGCATATTCTCAGGTATAGTATTTTCATCccttttttagttttttttagtttttcgtTCTTTCTTCTCGGTTGATCAAACAGGTATCTGTTTTtactccctctccctctccctctccctttaATTGTTTTGAGATTTTGACAATCGCATCTAACATCTAACCTTTAAAACTTTTGGGTTTTTTTAAGAATTTGGGAAAAAAGTTCATAGGAATAGATTTTGTAAGCATCTGTGGTGTCGTCTTCGGCGGAATTAGATGAAGGTTTGGTTAAGCCAAATTTTGATACATGTACTTCAGTTTCAGAACATTACAAAAACAATGGTCAAAGTGGAAAAAAaagttgagttttttttttttttttccctttcgaAGTGGATTCCataatatatattgtatatcattatatttttaTCTGAATACTCAACTAATGTTCTTGACTAATGTGTTCACAAAATCAAGTTGATAAATGGGAAAACAAAAAAATCTACTATTAAGAAGTTAATATCCACAAATTATTGACAATGCCCTATATAGTCGAAGCATGTTTCTAATCCATTCTGCATCAATCCTTTTTGTATTTATGTTTTgttcataaatatttttttattataataatctATAGATTtataaagtctatgaaaatagaGATAAATAAATCTAACAGAATCTGCTAAACTCTAAGTAGAATTAAAATAATCCATAGAATTATCAGAATCCACAGAATATAAAAATTATGTCAAAAtcttttaaattctgaattgaATACACCCCCTAAGACATAACTTTTACACAAGGTGAAAGGATTTTATGGTGAGATTTCAATTAATAGAGCACACTGTTACAATAAGAACACTGGGTTTGAAAATGTGCTCGAatctattcttttttttttttttacaaagatGATTGCCTAGAACTAAGATGGAATGTTTGTATGCAAGATCTGGAATGATTGCCTCGAATCTATTCTTAATATACAAAGATGATTGTCTAGAACTAATGGAATGTTTGTATGCAAGATCTGGAAGAACTTGTCTTATTATTCTAGAATCAAGCTTGTAAACACTTGTTGACTTCCTTCTTTAATATATACTGAGTTCTTGGGAGTAATAGTTGAATTCTTGATAGGTTAAAAGATTTCAAATTTGCAGCGTTTTCGGTAGCCTTTCCATTGGGATACCACATAGTGTTTATACATCAATGCTTGAGGCAAATCTATTAGAGATAGTGTTTTCAAATCTTTCGATGGTTGGCTTGATTTTCTTCCCGTTGAACTCAAGGAATGGCTGTGTCAAATTTTCTGCAATTTCGTACTTTGTAGAGTTGATATTCTACAAAAATCTACAAACTTTGTCATTTTTCCAGGAAAAAATGGGATCCTCATTAAATGTCAAATCTTCCGCATTAAATGTCAGATACGCTTCAAAGGTTGACTCCATTTTTATTCTTCTAACTTTAGGACTGACGTGGAGTAAGTGAATATGTGTACGTGTCTGCGTCTCGACTTTCAATCAATTTTTAGCAAGATGATAGATCGTCAGTTGGCCTTCTTTATACTCAGCGAAATCTTTGTATTCTAGAGGCTGAACATCA
The genomic region above belongs to Salvia miltiorrhiza cultivar Shanhuang (shh) chromosome 5, IMPLAD_Smil_shh, whole genome shotgun sequence and contains:
- the LOC130986655 gene encoding synaptotagmin-2-like isoform X2 → MDPPWVVECKEREPFMLPFITSDPEVRPLVEQSYEFLQTLLPEIPLWIKNPDYDRLDWLNKFIECMWPYLDKAICKTVKQIAEPIIAEQIPQYKIDAVEFEQLTLGGLPPTFQGMKVYSTEEKELMMELGLKWAGTPNILVAVKAFGLKATAQVIDFQVFASPRITLKPLVPTFPCFANIYVSLMEKPHVDFGVKLLGADAMSIPGAYRMVQEIIKDQVANMYLWPKRLEVQIMDPMKAMQRPVGILNVNVVRAMNLKKKDLLGSSDPYVKLRLHDDKLQSKQTSVKKNNLNPEWNEEFSLVVKDPQVQDLVLTLYDWEKVGSHEKMGLNVVHLKDLTPEEPKLVTLDILKNLNPDDAQNEKSRGQLIVEVNYKPFGEKELASSNIAIGEVEKAPQGTPEGGGVLVVIVHEAEDLEGKNHNNPSVRLHFRGEMRKTKRLKKNRDPRWEEEFQFVLDEPPMNDRIHVEVTSSSKKMGGLRYPKESLGYADLNLADVVNNKRINERYHLIDSKNGRIQIEMQWRTAS
- the LOC130986655 gene encoding synaptotagmin-2-like isoform X1, whose product is MGFVSTILGMIGFGMGFSAGLVAGYFLLIYFLPNDVKDPEVRPLVEQSYEFLQTLLPEIPLWIKNPDYDRLDWLNKFIECMWPYLDKAICKTVKQIAEPIIAEQIPQYKIDAVEFEQLTLGGLPPTFQGMKVYSTEEKELMMELGLKWAGTPNILVAVKAFGLKATAQVIDFQVFASPRITLKPLVPTFPCFANIYVSLMEKPHVDFGVKLLGADAMSIPGAYRMVQEIIKDQVANMYLWPKRLEVQIMDPMKAMQRPVGILNVNVVRAMNLKKKDLLGSSDPYVKLRLHDDKLQSKQTSVKKNNLNPEWNEEFSLVVKDPQVQDLVLTLYDWEKVGSHEKMGLNVVHLKDLTPEEPKLVTLDILKNLNPDDAQNEKSRGQLIVEVNYKPFGEKELASSNIAIGEVEKAPQGTPEGGGVLVVIVHEAEDLEGKNHNNPSVRLHFRGEMRKTKRLKKNRDPRWEEEFQFVLDEPPMNDRIHVEVTSSSKKMGGLRYPKESLGYADLNLADVVNNKRINERYHLIDSKNGRIQIEMQWRTAS